A region of the Thermodesulfobacteriota bacterium genome:
CTGGTGTTGGGTTCGTTTTTGTACCGGCTGGTTCAGGTCTTGATTTATGGGATAATCGGAATGCTGTTTGCAAGTATCCTTAAAACGGATATTGAATTTCAATCCCTGATCAGTATCAGCATCATGGCCATTACTCCGGTGGTTATGATAGATGTTTTTATGGGGCCGCCCGGCATATCAGCTGTGTTATGGAAGCTGGTGTGTTTTTTAATTGCCATGGGATATCTTTTTTGGGGTATCAAGGCCAATTCAGCACCCCGCGATCAATCAAATATTTTTTTAGAGCAGTGACAATATTTTCATCGAACGTGGTGCCGATGTCCTTTTCAATAATAGCAAATGCGAGTTCGGGTGAAAGGGCTTTGTGATAGTATCTTTTGGCGGTTAACGCCTCGAAAACATCTGCAACCGCGATGATTTTTGACATAAAGGGAATGTCTTGGGATTTAAGACCGTAATATCCCGATCCATCCAGTCGCTCGTGATGGCAGGAGGCAATTTTTGCCACACTGCGATATTTTCGCGTAAAATACATTTTGTCTAAAATTTTTCGTGTGATCGCCACATGCTGTTTTACCTGTTCGTATTCCAGATGGGATAATTTGCCCTGTTTTTTTAAAATATGGTCATCAATACCTATCTTGCCGTAATCATGCAGCAGGGCCGCCACGCTGAGAATATCAATTTCTGTTTCCTTAAACCCCAGCTCGCCGGCGATTCCCACAGCATACTGGGTTACTTTTTGCGAATGCCCTGCGGTCAGAGGGTCTCTTGCATCAATGGAGGCAGCCATCACTTCTAAAATGCTTTTGAATTGTCTGTGCTGCTGCTGAAAAAGTATGGCGTTTTCTAATGATATGGCCACACTGGAAGAAAGAGCCATCAAATGATCTTCATCAGAGTCGGAAAAGTTGGTATCTTTCTTATTTATTGCCTGGATGACTCCGAGCACCTCACCGGCCTGATTTTTTACCGGTACGCACAGAATGCATCGTGTCCGGTAACCGGTTTTTTCATCCGTGCTTCTGTCAAAACGAGGGTCTGCATAGGCATCATCTATGTTCAGCGTTTGGCCGGTAATGGCAACCAGGCCTGCGATGCCCAGGTTCAAGTGTAAACGAATATCTTTCCCTTCATGTCCTATGGTTGCGATCGAATAAAGCTCCCCTTTATCATTATTAATGAGAAAAACAGATCCACGTTCGCACCGCGTTGATTCACAAAGTTCATCAATAAGTGCTTTTGCTTTGTCTCTGTCCGGTGTAATGGTGAAGTCGGTTTCATTAAGTGCTGAAATTTTTTTTTGTACTCGCTTTTCGTCTTCTACGGTAAAAAAACCGGCCTTTTTATTGAGAAGCTCCATGGCACCGATGATGCGGCTGTTTTTAAAATAAAGGGGAGCGGCGATGATGCTTTCTGTTTTAAAGCCTGTAATTTCATCTACATCCGGGTTGAATCTCGGGTCTTCGTACGCATTTGCCACATTAACCAGCCGTTTGGTTAAAACACACAGGCCGACAATACCCATTCTCAGCTTGATGCGAATTTTATCAACTTCCAGATCTTCGGCAAATTTTGTCCAAAGCTCCATGCGATCAAAGTCGAGCAGAAACAAGGTACTTCGATCTGCATTAAGGAATTGGGAAATTTCGGTAATAATAAGAGGCAGGAGTTGGTTGAAGCTTCTTTCTATGCCGATTTTCTTTTCTATATCAATAAATTTTCTTAAATGCTCATTTTCGGCTTGAAGTTCACCAACTGCTTTGATTAATTCAGCAATATCTCTGGAGGACTTATTTTTCATTTTGGCCCTCTTATGATGAGACCTTTGCAAAACGGCACTTTAGTGGAGCTTCAACGCTATCTTCAAAATATTTTACATACAGATGCCTGTCCCGCTATATCATAGCGGAGCGGTTGATCCGTCTGACTGAGGCGGATCGTCTTCCTTGAATCTGAACATAAATTTCCATTTTCAAAGGTCTCATGTTAATAATGGTGGTTTCAGACTATGGTGTAGCCGGGGCCCTCTCCTCCTTCAGGGCAAGTCCAGATGATATTTTTATACGGGTCCTTGATGTCACAGGTTTTGCAGTGAAAACAATTGGACGGATTCAACTTAAGCCGTCTTTTTGATGTATTTTCGTCAAGTTCTATCTCATATACATTGCCTGGGCAAAATCTTGTGCACGGACACCGGTAGGTGTTATAGCACTCATTGACGCACAAATCGGTGTCGCGAACAATAATATGGCAAGGTTCATCTTCCCGATGCATGGTTTTGGATAAATAAACGC
Encoded here:
- a CDS encoding GAF domain-containing protein, coding for MKNKSSRDIAELIKAVGELQAENEHLRKFIDIEKKIGIERSFNQLLPLIITEISQFLNADRSTLFLLDFDRMELWTKFAEDLEVDKIRIKLRMGIVGLCVLTKRLVNVANAYEDPRFNPDVDEITGFKTESIIAAPLYFKNSRIIGAMELLNKKAGFFTVEDEKRVQKKISALNETDFTITPDRDKAKALIDELCESTRCERGSVFLINNDKGELYSIATIGHEGKDIRLHLNLGIAGLVAITGQTLNIDDAYADPRFDRSTDEKTGYRTRCILCVPVKNQAGEVLGVIQAINKKDTNFSDSDEDHLMALSSSVAISLENAILFQQQHRQFKSILEVMAASIDARDPLTAGHSQKVTQYAVGIAGELGFKETEIDILSVAALLHDYGKIGIDDHILKKQGKLSHLEYEQVKQHVAITRKILDKMYFTRKYRSVAKIASCHHERLDGSGYYGLKSQDIPFMSKIIAVADVFEALTAKRYYHKALSPELAFAIIEKDIGTTFDENIVTALKKYLIDRGVLNWP